CAACCTCGAGGCGATCGCCGCGGTCGACGGTGTCGACGGCATCTTCATCGGTCCGGCCGACCTGTCGGCCTCGCTCGGCCACCCGGGGGATCCGGGCCACCCCGACGCGCAGGCGGCGATCGACGACGCGATCGCACGCATCGTCCGTACCGGCCGCGCCGCCGGCATCCTGTCCACCGACGAGGCGTTGGCGCGGCACTACCTTCAATTGGGCGCGACCTTCGTCGCGGTCGGTCTCGACACCAACCTGCTGATGCGCGGCACCAGCGTGCTCGTCGCGAAGTTCAAATCGGGCATGAGTGCGGCGCCGGCGAGCAAGGTATATTGAAACCGGACGATGGCCGAGCGCGAACCGCGCACAGTCGAGCTTTTCGCGCGGGACGACGTCGAAGCGGCCTTTGATCGCACGCCCCGCCCCCGACTGCATTCCCGACCTCACTGGAGACCCCCGCAATGAACGCCGTGCTTTCGCCCCAGCAGCAAATGCACCCCGACGAGCGCGCCGCGCGCATGCAGCTCGCCGGCTGCTACCGCGTGTTCGCGATGCTGGGCTGGACCGAGATGATCTACAACCACATCACGCTGCGCCTGCCCGACAGCGTGACCGGCGGTGCGATGCAGTTCCTGATCAACCCGTTCGGCCTGCACTACTCGGAGGTCACCGCGAGCAACCTGCTGAAGATCGACATCGAAGGCCGCAAGCTCGATGGCGACAACCCCTGGCCGGTGAACCCGGCCGGCTTCACGATCCACGCCGCGGTGCACGGTCATGTGCCCGGCGCGCATTGCGTGATGCACACGCACACCACCGCCGGCATCGCGGTGGCCTGCACGCGCGGCGGGCTTGCGCAGAACAACTTCTACTCGGCGCAGCTGCACGACATGGTCGCCTACCACGACTTCGAGGGCATCACGGTGCACGACGACGAGCGCCCGCGCCTGCTCGCGAGCCTGGGGGAAAAGCCGCTGATGATCCTGCGCAACCACGGCCTGCTGGCGCTTGGGGCCACGCTGCCGCTCGCGTTCGTGCGCCTGTGGACGCTGCAGCGCGCCTGCGAAATCCAGATGGCGCAGGCGGCGCTCGGAGCCGCGATTCCCGTCAGCGAAGCGGTCGCGCGCAAGACCACGCGCGACTCGTTCCAGTTCGACGCGAAGTTCGGCGCCGGCCAGGACGTGTTCGACGCACTGCTGCGCCAGGTCGACCGGATCGACGTTAGCTACAAAAACTAGAGCGTACTGCGTAGAATGCATCTGCGCTTGCGGCCGAAATGACTGAAAAAAATGAGGGCAACTCCCTGCGGCGCGTCTGCATCTACGGCGCCGGCGCGATCGGCGGCTGGATCGGCGCCGCGCTGGCACAGGCCGGCTGCAGCGTGAGTGTGGTCGCGCGCGGCGCGACGCTGGACGCATTGCGCCAACACGGGCTGCGCGTGCAGCGCGGTGAACAGGTGACCGCCGCGCCGGTAGCGGCCAGCGACGACCCGGCCGCACTCGGCGAGCAGGACCTGGTCGTGATCGCGGTGAAGGCGCCGGCACTGGCCGAGGTCGCGCGTCGCATCACGCCGCTGCTGACGCCGGACACCGTCGTGCTGACCGCGATGAACGGCGTGCCGTGGTGGTTCCTCGATGGCTTCGGCGGGCAGCTCGCCGGCACGCGGCTCGAATCGGTCGATCCGCATGGCGAAATCGCGCGTGCGATACCCGCTAGCCATGTGATCGGCTGCGTGGTGCACGCAAGCTGCGCGCTGAACGGCCCTGGCTTCGTGCACCACCGCTTCGGCAACGCGCTGATCATCGGCGAGCCGTCCGGCGCGGTCACGCCGCGGGTGCGCCGGCTGGCCGCGCTGCTCGAACGCGCCGGCATCGAGGCGCGGATCGCCGAGCAGATTCAGAAGGACTGTTGGTACAAGCTGTGGGGCAACATGACGGTGAACCCGATCAGCCTGCTCACCGGCGCCACCACCGATCTCATCATGGACGATGCGCTGGTGCGCGGCTACGTCTCGACCATGATGCTGGAAGCCCGCGAGATCGGCGCGCGCATCGGCGTGACTATCGCCGAACGGCCCGAGGACCGGCACCAGGTGACACGCAAGCTCGGCGCGTTCAAGACCTCGATGCTGCAGGACGTCGAGGCCCACCGCCCGGTCGAACTCGACGCGCTGGTCGGCGCGGTGCAGGAGCTGGGGCGCCTGACCGGCGTCGCGACGCCCGCGATCGATTCGCTGTTCGGCCTCTCCAGGTTGCGCGCGCGCGTGCTCGGGTTGTATTGAGCGCAGCGCCGGGTCAGTCGACCTTGACCGGCACGCGCAGCGCCAGCGCGCACATCAGCTCGTAGCCGACGGTGCCGCCGGCATGGGCGACCTCGTCGATGGACAGCAGCGCGCCGTTGCCTGCGCGCCCCCACAGCGTGACCTCGGCGCCGAACCCGGCATCGGGCACCGGCGTCAGG
This genomic interval from Burkholderiaceae bacterium contains the following:
- a CDS encoding class II aldolase/adducin family protein → MNAVLSPQQQMHPDERAARMQLAGCYRVFAMLGWTEMIYNHITLRLPDSVTGGAMQFLINPFGLHYSEVTASNLLKIDIEGRKLDGDNPWPVNPAGFTIHAAVHGHVPGAHCVMHTHTTAGIAVACTRGGLAQNNFYSAQLHDMVAYHDFEGITVHDDERPRLLASLGEKPLMILRNHGLLALGATLPLAFVRLWTLQRACEIQMAQAALGAAIPVSEAVARKTTRDSFQFDAKFGAGQDVFDALLRQVDRIDVSYKN
- a CDS encoding 2-dehydropantoate 2-reductase, which codes for MTEKNEGNSLRRVCIYGAGAIGGWIGAALAQAGCSVSVVARGATLDALRQHGLRVQRGEQVTAAPVAASDDPAALGEQDLVVIAVKAPALAEVARRITPLLTPDTVVLTAMNGVPWWFLDGFGGQLAGTRLESVDPHGEIARAIPASHVIGCVVHASCALNGPGFVHHRFGNALIIGEPSGAVTPRVRRLAALLERAGIEARIAEQIQKDCWYKLWGNMTVNPISLLTGATTDLIMDDALVRGYVSTMMLEAREIGARIGVTIAERPEDRHQVTRKLGAFKTSMLQDVEAHRPVELDALVGAVQELGRLTGVATPAIDSLFGLSRLRARVLGLY